TTTGTGGAACGGCCCGCTAGGTTATTTGGAAGGCGGGCACGATCAGGGAACACGCGACTTGTTACGATTACTTGCGCGCGCAAAGGGCAAAGTTATTATTGGCGGCGGTGATACGCTCGAAGTACTCGACCAGATGCGTATTGGTAAAAGTTTTTTCCATGTTTCTACTGGAGGTGGTGCCATGCTCGACTTTTTGGCCGACGGCACCTTGCCAGGTATTGATGCGCTTCGCAAAAGCAAGGCGCGCGTGGGATAATACTAGTATGTTTCAGACCATTCACCCCAACCGTTGGTTTTTCTGGGCCGTAGTGCTACCTATCATGGTAGCACTCGGTCTTTTGTGGGCGATTACGGATTTTTCTATCAGCCAAGAATATGAGTTTACTGGCGATGAGCTTTTTTATTCACTTCGCGCAAAGCGCAAACACCCAGCACCACAGCAACAAGTTGGCACTGCGCGGACCGAACTCGAATGTACGGATCAGGGTGGTGATTGGGGATTTTTTGGTGATACGATTGTACGCAGGTGCAATGTAAAGACCGCTGATGCGGGAAAAGCGTGCAGCGATTCGGCCGAGTGTCAGGGCGATTGCGCGGCAAGTCTTTCGGTGCGTGACAAAGAGACACTCTCATCAGGGCAAGCTCTATTTATGGAGGGGCAATGCTCTACACAGACTTTAAGTTTGGGGTGCAATTATTTTGTGCGCCAAGGGCAGGTCAAAGGCCTTCTCTGCGTCGATTAATAGTGTAAAATGGATATATGATCTTGCTCAAAACCCTTCATCCCAATCGCTGGTTTCTTTATTTTATTCTTGTCGCATTTGCGATTTTACTCGTTGTCTACTATGCGGCGCAGACATATCTTATAGAAGAAGACACAAGATATTTCGACCAGCCAGTAGGAGTCACCGGTACCACGCCCGCCCACAACGCGGACGATGTTGTCAATACTGCAGGCTGGAAGACTTATCGTAACGAAGAGTATGGGTTTATGTTTAAGTACCCAGAAGCATATGAATTCGAACAAGAAGCCATTGATGATACAAAAGAAGGACTTCCAGTAAAAGGAGTATCAATATTTCTCCAGACTGATGAGAAAACAGTAGGGTATGATTTATCAATGGATATTATTCTTATAACAACGCCAGGGTTTAACCTATTTCAGAAAATAGTTGATGACGAGGTGAATCAAGCCGGTTTTTGGGATCATTGCGATTCAAAAATATTATTAGGCAAAACGGCTTATGATTGTAAGCCGGATTCAGGCCCATTTATTGGAGAACGAGAAGTGCTTTTTCGTCTCGAACAAAATAAAGTTCTTTCTGTCACAATAGATCCAGGCAATGATAGAAGTTCGGAGGTCATTCTCTCCTCCCTCACCTTTTTCGAGCCCAAGAAATAGTGCTATACTGCCCAAATGCGGCATATTGATGGCAACGATTTTAAAGAAAAAAACGGCTACGAGATAGGGGGGCGGTGGTATCCGCGCGTCACAAAAATCCTCGAAGTTAAGTCAAAGCCAGCACTCCAAAACTTTTTCCGCGAGATGGGTTCCTTTGAGGCCGCTGAAGCTGTCAAAGAAAAGTCAGCGCTTGAGGGAACACTCGTGCACGAGACAGTGCAAAAGTTGGCGGTAGGCGAGAAGGTGACTATCCCCAAATCAATAAAGCCAGCGGTCGATAAGTTTCAAGAGTTTTACGAAGAGCGGAAGATTTTTTTCCACCCCGCATATATTGAGCAGCAGGTTTGGTCAGGGCGTCAGCGCTACGCAGGGACTGTTGATGCTCTAGCAGAGATTGATGGCAAGTTTGGTGTACTCGATATCAAAACTTCTACAGGGTTTTATCCTGAATACAATTTGCAGACAGCAGCGTATGTGCAGGCGCTCCAAGAGTATGATGTAAAGCTTGCTCTCAAATTACCACGCCAAATTGAGACGCGATGGATCTTGCGTATCGATCAGCACAAAGTATGTACGCTGTGTGGGTCAAAACTGCGTGAGAAAGGTGGTCGGGCCAAGATTCGCCCCAATGGTAAAAAGACTTGTGAAGAAGATCGGCATGATTGGGGTAAGGTAGAGGGTGTTGTCGAGATGCGCGAGTTCCCATACTATTTCAATGATATGAAAGCGTTTAACGCCGCCAAAACTCTGTGGGAGTGGGAAAACAATTATTGGTTGCGCCAGGTAGGATATTTGTCATAATACAACAATGGAAAGAGTTGTCTATCTCTTACTAGAACTTGGCATTGTAGCGCTGGTGTTTTATTGGCCCCTTTTCTCTCGGCGTTTACGAGACAATATTAGAAGCTCTACAAAAGGTATTAAATCGTTTTATGTTTTTGCGTTGCTTCTTCCCATATTGTTTATTGGTGCCTTAGTATTTCTCCCGCCCGATGGTTACTCAGCCTGTTATCTAGCTCGATTGTCAGAGTGGCAAAAGTGGTCAAATATTTTACATCAGATTAAATATTATATTTACTTTTTACCAGTTATCACCCTTGTACTCGCAGTATTTTTGCTAATTTATACCACGCTGAGGGGTGGTAAAGATGGCAGGCGAGTAGTTGAACATATCATATATATAGTTGCTCTGCTAAGCATATTTTCTTTTTTGACATTTGTTGCCAATGCGAGTTGCGGCCATGATTGTCAGATAAAGAGAACTCTTTCTTCATTACGCACAACTATGGAGCTTTATTACGATAGTCATGGAGCAAAATACCCTATCGTACATGGTAATACTCCAGCAGAAAGATGGGCTGGACTTGAAATTGCCTTAGGTCAAGACTTGCCCGACCATATCTGTTATTCGCAGCATGGAGAACCGAAATTTCAGTATGATTACAAGGGGAGAGAAAATCCTTCACAGTGGGTTGCTTCGGGGTTTCTCAAGAATCCATTTGAAAGATCTAGTAGCGGTGAGCTACTTAACCAATGGTGTGTTGACTCCGAGGGTTTTTCGCGCCCTATTGTTGGCAAGGAGATAAAGGGTTTCAATTGTCCAAATTAGATATATGAGTAACAAAAAAATCGTTGTCTACACTGACGGGGGGTCGCGGGGCAATCCGGGGCCGGCGGCACTCGGGGTGGCGTTTGTCGACGAGCGGGGTCAGGTGACCAAGGCATACGGCGAGCCGCTCGGTGTACGGACCAATAACGAAGCTGAATACGAGGCGATTATTTTTGCCTTCAAAAAGGCAAAGCAACTTTTTGGTAAAGACAAAACAAAAACGATGCACATCGAGGTGCGCATGGACTCAGAGCTTGCGTGCCGCCAGCTCTGTCATGAATACAAAGTGGAAAATGAAAACATTATCCCACTCTTTCTCAAGGTATGGAATCTGATGATTGATTTTGGTGAGGTGACTTTCACACATGTGCCACGCGAGAAAAACAAGGACGCTGACCGCATGGTCAACGAAGCACTTGATAGCGGAGTACAAAAATCTTTACTCTAAAATCCTCAAAAGAAAATTTATACTATTTGGTGCGCTTGGTTGGAGAACGGATTTGAAATATATTAATGTACTCCAAAGATCGCTCAAATAGCACAAACATTTCTTTTGCACAATACCTCACATCTCGCGATGTGGCGTTGTGGAGCGCACTCGCGTTTGTGGTAGGTATCGCGTGCGGTTTGCAGGCGTGGGCGCTGCATGCGTTATTTGTACTATTGTCAGTTTTACTTGGCGCCAGTATCACGGGCGCCTTTTTCTCGCGCAAAGTTTTTATCACAGCCGTCGTGTTGGGGTTTTTTCTGTGCGGCGTGGTGCGTGCTGGTGGCAATGCGTATACTTTTTCTTTTTTTACTAGTATCGCGCCGCCACTCGAATACGCGCGTAAGTTATTTGCGAATGGACTCGAAGTAGCCCTGCCCGAACCCGAGGCATCGTACGCCAAAGGTATTTTGTTGGGTGATCGTAGCGACATGCCGTATGAGCTACGCCAAGTATTTCGTAGAACAGGCACTTCGCACCTGACCGCGCTCTCGGGTTATAATGTAACTGTTATCGCCCAGTACCTTGGTACACTTTCGCACGGCGTCGCCGTGCCCGTACTCGGCATTGTCTTTTTTGTTATCGCTACGGGAGCTGCAAGCTCACTCGTACGCGCCGCGATCATGGGTGTGTTGGTATTGATAGTACGCCGCGCGGGGTATCAATATATGGCAGGGCGAGCGCTTTTGTATGCAGTAGTTTTAATGCTTTGGTGGGAGCCCGCGATTTTATTTGGTGATATTGGGTTTCAGCTTTCAGTTGCCGCTACCGCGGGTATTATATTTTTAGTGCCGTACTTTGATACATTGTTTTCGCTTGTGCCAAAAAGATTTGGCGCGCGCGAAGCACTCGCAACCACTATCGCGGCACAAATCACTACATTGCCGCTGATCATTTTTTATTTTGGGTTGCCATCGATAGTCTCGATACCGGCAAATATACTCATCATTATCACGATGCCGCTCGCCATGGCGTTTGCGTTTGTCGGAGGATTGGTCGGCAGTTTTGCTGGTAGTATATCGGCGTTTGTTGGCCTGCCGGCAACTTTTGTGTTGAGGTATCAGCTTTTTATTGTTGAGTGGTTTAGTCAGTTATACTAATACTATGATCAAGCGCTGGAAGATTGTTGTTCTGATAAGTCTTAGTTTTGTGGCGATAGCTATTTGGTATGTTGTTCTTACAAGATCAGACGGTAAGCTCAAAATAGTATTTTTAAATATTGGGCAGGGCGATGCGATTTTTATTGAAACGCCAACAGGTGCGCAGATACTCATTGATGGAGGCGCCGGTTCGCGTGTGTTAGGAGAGCTTGCCGCGGTCATGCCCATCTATGATCGTTCGATCGATGTGGTGATTGCCACACATACTGATGCTGATCATATCGGCGGGCTTACTGAAGTATTGCGAAGATACGATGTCAGTATGGTAATAGAAAACGGCATGACTGCTGATACTAAGATATGGCGCGAGCTCGATGCGCTTATTAAAGACGAGGGCAGCGTGAGGCATATCGCTGTAGCGGGCCAGCGTTTGGTGCTCGGAGGTGGTGCGCATCTTGATATTTTGGGACCCGCTTTCGGCGAACGCGACGAGCCAACATCAAAAGCAAATGATGTCATGATTGTCACACGGCTTGTATATGGCCAGAGTGAAGTATTGCTGACCGGAGATATCGAGCGTGATGATGAGATTCGCCTACTTGCTTCGGGTGTTGATTTGCAAAGCGATGTTTTAAAAGTAGCGCACCACGGTTCAAAAAATTCTTCGACTGATTTATTTTTGCAACGCGTTGCCCCGGATGTTGCTGTCATATCAGTAGGGGAAAGTAATCGGTACGGGCATCCACATAAAGAAGCGCTCGACCGCCTCGCTAAGACAGGCGCTCGCCTACTCCGTACTGATATTAATGGGCGACTCTGTTTTGTTGCGGGTAGCTCCGGGTGGCAAGGATGTTAAGATTTTTTAGCGAGAGGGAAGGAGACGATAAATGTCGATCCTACTCCTTTCATTGATTCAAGTGCGATGCGGCCATCCATAGTCTCTACAATTTGCTTGGTGATCCAAAGGCCAAGGCCGGTACCACCAACGCTTCGTGTCTCCGCCGATTTGACGCGATAAAATTTTTGAAAAAGATTTTGCTGCTCATCAGCTGAAATACCAATACCCGTATCGCGTACGCGTATGACTACTTTTGATCCTTCTTGGGCGACAGTGACGATCACCGATCCCGCAAGAGTATATTTGATAGAATTGCCGACGATGTTAGTGATGACTTGGCGAAAGCGGTCAGGGTCCACCATGGCGCGTATTTTTTCAGGTTTGTCGTAGGTGAGGGTAAGATTCTTTTGTTTGGCACTTGCGCCAAGAGAGGTAACTGTTTGCTCGATGAGTGTCGTAATTTCATTTTCATGGATTTCAAATTTTGTCCGCCCTTGCTCGATGCGGGAGACATCCAAAATATCTTCGATAAGTCGGTTGAGCTGATCAATCGATGTTTGCAAACTTTCTTTGGTCACCGCTCCGTTGTTGTTGGGGTCAGTAAATAAATCAATTTGCCAGCGAAGCGCGGTGACAGGTGTGCGAAGCTCGTGAGAGGCGATTGAGATAAAGTCATCTTTCATCTGATCAAGTTCTTTAAGACGGCGATAGAGTACCGTGTAGTCGACGATGCGCGCGTGACGCGCGAGTAGCAATATGAGTGCAACGATGATGGCTACAAGGAGGAGATAGGCGCGTCTAATATTTTGCGCCGACAATATATCGATATGCTCCATCGAAGTGTTAGTCATAAGATGGCCGAGCACTTGTCCGTTGGTATCTACAATCGCTCGAAACGCGGGGCGGTGGCGAATGCTGTTTTGTAATTCTTCAAATACCAAAGTCTCACTCTGTGCTCCCGCAAGCTCATAGTAGCCCGTATATCGGTCATCAATAGATCCAACCTCACGGGCGTTGTTTGATGCGATGATAGTGTGATCGGGGTAGCGTGTCACGCGAGTTTCTATAAATGATTCGTTTTGGCGGGAAAATTCCGTGATGCGCGTATTGAGAAATTCTGTATCATCCATATGATTGCGCACGAATCCTACAAAGACATCATGCATCGTGCCGATACGATCTTCTTCAAGGCGTTCTTGATTGCGCGCGCTGACCTGGAGAAATTTTTCCGCGGTCCATAAAAACGCGAGGGGGATGACGATAACTAAAAAGAGTGTATAGACAATCTGTGGGTTGTCACGCACAAACGCAGCTCCACGCCCTACAAATCGTGAGAACGGATTGATCATTGCGGTGGTAGTATTGCCTGGGCGCGTCGTCGTCGCACAACGAGTCCAACGACGATAAGTGCTACGCCGATGGTAGCGGCAACAAGCGCCACGATAAATGAAGTTGGATGTTTGCCATAAATACTTGGTTTAGCGCGCGTTGTCTGGGCGACGGCGGGTGTCTTGGTGATGGCGTTTGCTGTTTTAATAAACGGCACCGGA
The sequence above is drawn from the Patescibacteria group bacterium genome and encodes:
- a CDS encoding ComEC/Rec2 family competence protein; its protein translation is MIKRWKIVVLISLSFVAIAIWYVVLTRSDGKLKIVFLNIGQGDAIFIETPTGAQILIDGGAGSRVLGELAAVMPIYDRSIDVVIATHTDADHIGGLTEVLRRYDVSMVIENGMTADTKIWRELDALIKDEGSVRHIAVAGQRLVLGGGAHLDILGPAFGERDEPTSKANDVMIVTRLVYGQSEVLLTGDIERDDEIRLLASGVDLQSDVLKVAHHGSKNSSTDLFLQRVAPDVAVISVGESNRYGHPHKEALDRLAKTGARLLRTDINGRLCFVAGSSGWQGC
- a CDS encoding ComEC/Rec2 family competence protein; translated protein: MYSKDRSNSTNISFAQYLTSRDVALWSALAFVVGIACGLQAWALHALFVLLSVLLGASITGAFFSRKVFITAVVLGFFLCGVVRAGGNAYTFSFFTSIAPPLEYARKLFANGLEVALPEPEASYAKGILLGDRSDMPYELRQVFRRTGTSHLTALSGYNVTVIAQYLGTLSHGVAVPVLGIVFFVIATGAASSLVRAAIMGVLVLIVRRAGYQYMAGRALLYAVVLMLWWEPAILFGDIGFQLSVAATAGIIFLVPYFDTLFSLVPKRFGAREALATTIAAQITTLPLIIFYFGLPSIVSIPANILIIITMPLAMAFAFVGGLVGSFAGSISAFVGLPATFVLRYQLFIVEWFSQLY
- a CDS encoding ribonuclease HI family protein, with the translated sequence MSNKKIVVYTDGGSRGNPGPAALGVAFVDERGQVTKAYGEPLGVRTNNEAEYEAIIFAFKKAKQLFGKDKTKTMHIEVRMDSELACRQLCHEYKVENENIIPLFLKVWNLMIDFGEVTFTHVPREKNKDADRMVNEALDSGVQKSLL
- a CDS encoding HAMP domain-containing sensor histidine kinase, translated to MINPFSRFVGRGAAFVRDNPQIVYTLFLVIVIPLAFLWTAEKFLQVSARNQERLEEDRIGTMHDVFVGFVRNHMDDTEFLNTRITEFSRQNESFIETRVTRYPDHTIIASNNAREVGSIDDRYTGYYELAGAQSETLVFEELQNSIRHRPAFRAIVDTNGQVLGHLMTNTSMEHIDILSAQNIRRAYLLLVAIIVALILLLARHARIVDYTVLYRRLKELDQMKDDFISIASHELRTPVTALRWQIDLFTDPNNNGAVTKESLQTSIDQLNRLIEDILDVSRIEQGRTKFEIHENEITTLIEQTVTSLGASAKQKNLTLTYDKPEKIRAMVDPDRFRQVITNIVGNSIKYTLAGSVIVTVAQEGSKVVIRVRDTGIGISADEQQNLFQKFYRVKSAETRSVGGTGLGLWITKQIVETMDGRIALESMKGVGSTFIVSFPLAKKS